The genomic window AAATTTCTTTGTTGCTAAGTTCCCTTATCGAGATTACATTTTTTTCAGCAACGCCATCTCCGACGTTTTTCACGGATATGAGCACTTCAATATCCTCTCCTCTCTGTATCAAACCGTCTCCGTTGTTCTTTGACGAGTTTTTTGCGGTATCCATGACCCGATATGAATAAGCCAAAAGAGGCCGTGGCAACGCCTCGGTAACAATATTCAGTTGCATGTCCTTTGGGTTACGCTGGTTCATCTCTTCAAACTTAATAGTTATTTCGTCTTCCCTGTCAAGTGCGCCTTTGGGAATTTCTACGGTTGTGGAATACGATTTTGTGCCGCCTGCATCTATTTTCCCGAGAATAAACTCGAGTTTATCAAAGAGTCCATTCTTACTCGACGAAATACCCCGTAACTGGTATGCCGGTGAATCTCCAGTATTTGCAGCCGTCACGGTAAGGGTAATCTTATCGCCGGCCTTTACCCGTCCGTTTGCAGGAATGGTGGAAATGGAAATGTTTGTCTTCACCGTTCCGGCGCTTACGCCAGGAGACCAATCAATATCCAGTTTTTGAAGCGCCTGGGCAATTTTCTTTTCTTCAGCTCTTGTCGTCTCTTCGATAACAGGAGCAGAACTTTGTAAAAAGGTGTCCCGCTGCCATGCTGGCGCTTTGGCAAGCAATTTTTTGGCAAAGATTATATGAAGGTCGGTATTAAAATCCGGCAGTTTATAGGGATCATCGGCCTCCTCCTCCAAGTCTTCCGGAGTATTCTTGTCTTTGTCGGTGTCTTTTTCCTTGGTTTCCAAATAATACTTCATGGTAGCGAACGGCGTTTCATCTTTGCGATGCTCATCAAGATGCTGTTTGAGATCCTCTTCACGAAGGGCAACGATTCCCCGAAAGAGATTGATATGGTCCTTGGCAACGGTTACCGGAACAAGTTTAATATCAGGGGTAATGCCAACCGACTGAATATCCGTGGATAAAGGGGTGAGATATTTAGCAATGGTCAATTTTAGTGCAGAGCCATCCATCAGTTCGATGAGCTGTTGCACAGAACCCTTGCCGAAACTTCTGTCGCCTACAATAACGGCACGGTTATTTTCCTTCAACGCTCCGGCAACAATTTCCGCGCCGGAAGCGCTTCCCGCATCGACAAGCACAACAATCGGATACAGGGCTTCATCGGTATCGGACTTTCTGGCCTCTGCCACTTCCCGGGGGTGACCGCTGGGGCCAACAGTGATGACGATTGCGCCTCTCTCGAGAAATTTATCTGCAACCTCTATGGCCTGATCTAACAGACCGCCGGAGTTATTTCTTAAGTCAATAATTAACCCACTGAGTTTTTCACTTGATGATGTGAGACGTTTCAGGTGATCGTTGAGGCACTGCGACGTATCATCCTGAAAGTTTCTTATTTTTATGTAGCCTATATTGCCATCCAACGATGCGGATTCGACGGTTGGAATGACAATAATTTCTCGTTTGAGCGCGACCTGCTTGGCTTGAGCGGCCTTCTCCGTTAAAACGGAGAGCGTTACGGTAGTCCCCGGGTCGCCGCGCAACTTTCCAACGGATTCCGTGAGATTCATGTTGACGGTGGATTCACCGTCAATTTCAACAATCTTGTCTCCCGCCTTCATTCCAGCCCGGGCGGCAGGGGTGCCGTCAATCGGCGATATTACGGTAAGCACGCCATCGCGCAGGCCAACTACCATGCCGAGTCCGCCGAATTTGCCCGTCGTGCCGATCTTAAACTCGTCGAATTCTTTCGGGGGTAAAATAATAGAATGCGGATCCAGCTGGGTGAGCATGCCATTGATTGCGGTGTATTCGATATCGCTGGCAGTAATGACTTCGGATGGTTGACGATGGGTATTAATAAAGGTCAGGGCATCGTGGAGAATCTCTACCATGTCCTTTGTCCGATGAATTTTTGACAGATCAAACGTTTTTGAAAGATCATCCACCGTCACTTTCCCGGTATTGGTATGTTCTGGAAAGTCTGCTAATACCTCAGGGATGATCCTTTCTTCCCACGCAAGCGCCTCTTTGAGCATTTCAACGGTTTTGATACGTTCGGGATCTACGTACAGCCTATTAACATAGGAACTAACAATCCCGGCCAGGCGAAACTTAAAGTTGCGGTCTTCTTTTTCTGTCCGTTTTTCAAAATGAGGTTCCAGTCCAAACGTCTCCGCAAGGCTTATGAAAGAGAAGGAGAAAGAAAGGAAGGCAAAGAAGAGAATCCTTACAAAGCTTGAGGTGCATTTTGATTTCATGAGTCGTTCCTTATTGAGCTTAAAAACGGATTATAATAAATCGTAAGTATAAAAAGAGAGAAAATATTTATCAAGGAAATAGTCGATGTGGCCGCATAATATTTATATCATGTAAGAATTACCATGCGAAGGATTTTTGATTAATTTTACAATTGCAAATCTGATTGCATTTTGTATAATTCACGCACGGAAATGCCTTTTTCATACTCCTTTGTGAGACTTTGGCTCATGATGGTTTACCGTGTGCAAGCCTCCTTTTGTAGCAAGTTTTTCCCTCTTTTGATCCTCTTGATAGGGGGGGATTGTTGCAGCGTCGCTGCGTTAGGGAATGAAAATGAATAATCTGGTAAGATATTTGAAAAAAGTAATATCAATTGCATGTCTTTGGATAGTTATCTGCGTCACGGCCTTTTCATCCGCATATTCTTCCGACGATGTCGACGATAATGGATTAATCCTTTCCACCACCCGATTTCTTGACTCTCTTTCTTACAACTACAAAGGGTTCGAAATGCAAGTCGCGGGGGTGTCGATAGGCGAAGAGTACGACGACAATGTTACCTTTAGCAAAGACGATAGAAAAGAAGACTTCATAACTAGCTTGGGGCTGGGGCTAAGTGCAAAATACGAAGGGAAACTGAGAAGTTTGGAATTGCGCGGCAATATAATAGGTCGGATTTTTAGCCAAAACAGTGACTTCACGAATCTTACCGAAGACCTCAACGTGACTTTCAAAAACGAGTTTTCACGATATTCTCGTATGAGTGTGCGGAATAAGTTTGAGCATTCCGATGAACCGCTGTTTTTTAGAGAGGATTATTACACACAGCAATTTGGAAGAGGACAAGGCCGATTTGAATATTTTCAGAACGATTTTTACATCGATTATGCGAGGGATGTTACCAAACAGCTCACGCTCATAGCAAAATACAATAATGTCATAGATTTGTTGTCAGGCCAGGATTACCAGGATTCACTTCTTAATAAGGCAGGTGTTGAGGCAGGCTATATCTTCAGCTCAACTACTACATCCTTATTTTCGTATGATTTTGCGAACAGGCGATTTCAGGACGAAAGTCATGCCTCAATCCATACAGTTACCACCGGCATAAAACAGTTTATAACGGAAAAGCTTGCCTTTGATGGCAGGACAGGACTCAATTATATTGATTCCTTTGACAATGATCACTTTACGAAGCCCGTCTTTATGACGTCACTTATTTATCAGAAGGATACGGATACAATTGCACGCCTTTCATTTGAAAAAAAGCATGAAACGAGTCGTTACGAGGAAGATATCTTTGATAACTGGAGGACGACTGCCTCCGTATCACGGCAGCTGCTGGAAAGACTCCGGGGTTCTCTTTCCGTTTTTTATGGCGAGGGTGAATACCTCATATTAGACACGAAGAATAAGTTGTTGGGAGCAAATTCGGCC from Candidatus Brocadia sp. includes these protein-coding regions:
- a CDS encoding S41 family peptidase; its protein translation is MKSKCTSSFVRILFFAFLSFSFSFISLAETFGLEPHFEKRTEKEDRNFKFRLAGIVSSYVNRLYVDPERIKTVEMLKEALAWEERIIPEVLADFPEHTNTGKVTVDDLSKTFDLSKIHRTKDMVEILHDALTFINTHRQPSEVITASDIEYTAINGMLTQLDPHSIILPPKEFDEFKIGTTGKFGGLGMVVGLRDGVLTVISPIDGTPAARAGMKAGDKIVEIDGESTVNMNLTESVGKLRGDPGTTVTLSVLTEKAAQAKQVALKREIIVIPTVESASLDGNIGYIKIRNFQDDTSQCLNDHLKRLTSSSEKLSGLIIDLRNNSGGLLDQAIEVADKFLERGAIVITVGPSGHPREVAEARKSDTDEALYPIVVLVDAGSASGAEIVAGALKENNRAVIVGDRSFGKGSVQQLIELMDGSALKLTIAKYLTPLSTDIQSVGITPDIKLVPVTVAKDHINLFRGIVALREEDLKQHLDEHRKDETPFATMKYYLETKEKDTDKDKNTPEDLEEEADDPYKLPDFNTDLHIIFAKKLLAKAPAWQRDTFLQSSAPVIEETTRAEEKKIAQALQKLDIDWSPGVSAGTVKTNISISTIPANGRVKAGDKITLTVTAANTGDSPAYQLRGISSSKNGLFDKLEFILGKIDAGGTKSYSTTVEIPKGALDREDEITIKFEEMNQRNPKDMQLNIVTEALPRPLLAYSYRVMDTAKNSSKNNGDGLIQRGEDIEVLISVKNVGDGVAEKNVISIRELSNKEIFVKNGRAELGALNPGERKEASLSFFIKETVSSDKFSMDMIISDMIFGTLLTSKLTFPVVANKPKITQASGLLKVRKNYTPLYGGMSFDSPVLSMMKEGTVLMANAKNSDWFRVTLPDNRYGWVSAKDIQELSESRSAPSTLEPFLQRIPPTITLSQTVSKALMGNDQLPFSAVIEDDIRVKHAYILINNDKVFFKSNKNPTLKELNKFEIQTTLPLKEGPNVVTIVARDDQDLITTKSFVATRGIAVAKGL
- a CDS encoding outer membrane beta-barrel protein — translated: MNNLVRYLKKVISIACLWIVICVTAFSSAYSSDDVDDNGLILSTTRFLDSLSYNYKGFEMQVAGVSIGEEYDDNVTFSKDDRKEDFITSLGLGLSAKYEGKLRSLELRGNIIGRIFSQNSDFTNLTEDLNVTFKNEFSRYSRMSVRNKFEHSDEPLFFREDYYTQQFGRGQGRFEYFQNDFYIDYARDVTKQLTLIAKYNNVIDLLSGQDYQDSLLNKAGVEAGYIFSSTTTSLFSYDFANRRFQDESHASIHTVTTGIKQFITEKLAFDGRTGLNYIDSFDNDHFTKPVFMTSLIYQKDTDTIARLSFEKKHETSRYEEDIFDNWRTTASVSRQLLERLRGSLSVFYGEGEYLILDTKNKLLGANSAFVYDIARNLKGNFTYTFTRSDDDPGTFYYTKNTVFFGLTAEF